The proteins below are encoded in one region of Rhododendron vialii isolate Sample 1 chromosome 7a, ASM3025357v1:
- the LOC131333210 gene encoding serine/threonine-protein kinase Aurora-1 translates to MAIAAETQQEEKVSSEVTAAEKRRWTLNDFDIGKPLGRGKFGHVYLAREKRSNHIVALKVLFKSQLKQSQVEHQLRREVEIQSHLRHPNILRLYGYFYDQKRVYLILEYAAKGELYKELQKCKYFSERRAATYVASLARALIYCHGKHVIHRDIKPENLLIGAQGELKIADFGWSVHTFNRRRTMCGTLDYLPPEMVESVEHDASVDIWSLGVLCYEFLYGVPPFEAKEHSDTYRRIVQVDLKFPPKPIVSSAAKDLISQMLVKDSSQRLALHKLLEHPWIVQNADPSGTYRS, encoded by the exons GTTTCTTCCGAGGTAACAGCAGCGGAGAAAAGAAGGTGGACTCTCAATGACTTTGACATCGGAAAGCCTCTCGGAAGGGGGAAGTTTGGCCATGTCTATTTGGCAAGGGAAAAGAGG AGCAATCACATTGTGGCACTAAAAGTGCTTTTCAAGAGCCAGCTGAAACAGTCTCAGGTTGAGCATCAGCTTCGCCGCGAAGTTGAAATTCAGAGTCATCTTAGACACCCCAATATTCTACGCCTCTATGGATACTTCTATGATCAG AAACGAGTGTATTTGATATTGGAATATGCAGCCAAGGGTGAACTCTACAAGGAGCTACAGAAGTGTAAATACTTCAGCGAAAGACGTGCTGCAACT TATGTGGCATCATTAGCTCGAGCCCTAATCTACTGTCATGGAAAGCATGTAATTCACAGAGATATTAAACCAGAAAATCTCTTGATTGGGGCGCAG GGTGAACTCAAAATTGCAGATTTTGGGTGGTCAGTGCACACTTTCAACCGTAGGCGGACCATGTGTGGTACATTGGATTACCTCCCACCAGAGATGG TGGAGAGTGTCGAGCATGATGCAAGTGTAGACATATGGAGCCTTGGTGTCCTGTGCTACGAGTTTCTTTACGGGGTTCCTCCTTTCGAAGCAAAGGAACACTCAGACACATATAGAAG GATTGTACAAGTCGATTTAAAGTTCCCTCCAAAGCCAATAGTCTCTTCAGCAGCAAAGGATCTCATTAGTCAG ATGCTTGTCAAGGATTCTTCACAAAGATTGGCACTGCACAAGCTTCTTGAGCATCCATGGATTGTTCAGAATGCAGATCCTTCTGGCACTTATAGGAGTTAA